One window of the Streptomyces sp. ITFR-21 genome contains the following:
- a CDS encoding SDR family oxidoreductase, whose protein sequence is MNRTVVITGASAGIGRASARLFAEQGDRVALLARGHAGLDAAAAEVEELGGRALAVPTDVADHRQVEAAADAAQEAFGPIDVWVNVAFTSVFAPFAEIAPEDFDRVTAVSYLGFVNGTRAALSRMRPRDHGTVVQVGSALGSRSIPLQSAYCGAKHAVNGFTEAVRTELMHDHSAVRITLVQMPAVNTPQFSWVRSRLPRDPQPVPPIYQPEVAARAVAHAAAHPQRKQYYVGASTVATILGNKVAAGLLDRYLARTGYDSQQTADVADDGRPDNLWHPVDDEAGTDHGAHGGFDDRSAPRSYQTLAARHPLPAAAVLVGAAAAVGEAVRRHRR, encoded by the coding sequence GGATCGGCCGGGCCAGCGCCAGGCTGTTCGCCGAACAGGGCGACCGCGTGGCCCTGCTGGCCCGCGGCCACGCCGGGCTGGACGCCGCAGCGGCCGAGGTCGAGGAGCTGGGCGGCCGGGCCCTGGCCGTACCGACCGACGTCGCCGACCACCGGCAGGTCGAGGCCGCGGCCGACGCGGCGCAGGAGGCGTTCGGACCCATCGACGTCTGGGTCAACGTCGCCTTCACCTCGGTCTTCGCGCCCTTCGCCGAGATCGCGCCGGAGGACTTCGACCGCGTCACCGCCGTCTCCTACCTGGGCTTCGTCAACGGCACCCGCGCCGCGCTGAGCCGGATGCGCCCGCGTGACCACGGCACCGTGGTCCAGGTCGGCTCCGCGCTCGGCTCCCGCTCGATCCCGCTGCAGTCCGCCTACTGCGGTGCCAAGCACGCCGTCAACGGCTTTACCGAGGCGGTCCGCACCGAGCTGATGCACGACCACAGCGCGGTGCGGATCACCCTGGTGCAGATGCCGGCCGTCAACACCCCGCAGTTCTCCTGGGTGCGGTCCCGGCTGCCCCGCGACCCCCAGCCCGTCCCGCCGATCTACCAGCCCGAGGTGGCCGCCCGCGCGGTCGCGCACGCCGCCGCGCACCCGCAGCGCAAGCAGTACTACGTCGGGGCGTCCACGGTGGCGACCATCCTCGGCAACAAGGTCGCCGCCGGACTGCTCGACCGCTACCTGGCCCGCACCGGCTACGACTCCCAGCAGACGGCCGATGTCGCCGACGACGGCCGCCCGGACAACCTCTGGCACCCGGTGGACGACGAGGCGGGCACCGACCACGGCGCGCACGGCGGCTTCGACGACCGGTCCGCGCCGCGTTCGTACCAGACCCTCGCCGCCCGCCATCCGCTGCCCGCCGCGGCGGTCCTGGTCGGCGCCGCCGCCGCGGTCGGCGAGGCGGTCCGCCGGCACCGGCGCTGA
- a CDS encoding aldo/keto reductase — MSQIPTITLNNGTAIPQLGFGVFQIEPADTGAAVLAALETGYRHIDTAEMYGNEKEVGQAVREFGVARDEVFVTSKLDNGYHAYGDALAAFARTLDDLDLEYLDLFLVHWPLPGVGDFTETWKALEEVYRSGRVKAIGVSNFNPHHLERLFQKTEVVPAVNQIEVHPYLTQDGVRAFGAEHGIATEAWSPIAQGKVLGDPVIAAVAERVGRTPAQVTLRWHIQRGDIVFPKSVTRERIEENFRLFDFELTADDLVAITSLDRGERTGPDPDTLDYVPG, encoded by the coding sequence ATGAGCCAGATCCCCACCATCACCCTCAACAACGGCACCGCCATCCCGCAGCTGGGGTTCGGGGTGTTCCAGATCGAGCCGGCCGACACCGGGGCGGCGGTGCTCGCCGCCCTGGAAACCGGTTACCGGCACATCGACACCGCGGAGATGTACGGCAACGAGAAGGAGGTGGGGCAGGCCGTCCGGGAGTTCGGGGTGGCCCGGGACGAGGTGTTCGTCACCAGCAAGCTCGACAACGGGTACCACGCCTACGGTGACGCGCTCGCCGCCTTCGCCCGCACGCTGGACGATCTGGACCTGGAGTACCTGGACCTGTTCCTGGTCCACTGGCCGCTGCCCGGCGTGGGCGACTTCACCGAGACCTGGAAGGCGCTGGAGGAGGTCTACCGCTCCGGCCGGGTCAAGGCGATCGGCGTGTCCAACTTCAACCCGCACCACCTGGAGCGGCTGTTCCAGAAGACCGAGGTGGTCCCCGCGGTCAACCAGATCGAGGTGCACCCGTACCTCACCCAGGACGGTGTGCGGGCCTTCGGCGCCGAGCACGGCATCGCCACCGAGGCGTGGTCCCCGATCGCCCAGGGCAAGGTGCTCGGCGACCCGGTGATCGCCGCCGTGGCCGAGCGGGTGGGCCGGACCCCGGCCCAGGTCACCCTGCGCTGGCACATCCAGCGCGGCGACATCGTCTTCCCCAAGTCGGTGACCCGGGAGCGGATCGAGGAGAACTTCCGGCTCTTCGACTTCGAGCTGACCGCCGACGACCTGGTGGCGATCACCTCCCTCGACCGCGGCGAGCGCACCGGCCCGGACCCGGACACGCTCGACTACGTGCCCGGCTGA